From Bos indicus isolate NIAB-ARS_2022 breed Sahiwal x Tharparkar chromosome 4, NIAB-ARS_B.indTharparkar_mat_pri_1.0, whole genome shotgun sequence, the proteins below share one genomic window:
- the CEP41 gene encoding centrosomal protein of 41 kDa isoform X3, with the protein MSVRRHIGNPEYLTRRIPQNPRYQHVKSRLDTDYRYKKDELFKRLKVTTFAQLVIQVASLSDQTLEVTAEEIQRLEDNDSATSEPDAEITAKTNGNGSPGEQSPSPVQFINSEGAGDFSRSTLQSVISGVGELDLDKGLVKKTEPNTKDKPYPDCPFLLLDVRDRDSYQQCHIVGAYSYPIATLSRTMNPYSNDILEYKNAHGKIIILYDDDERLASQAATTMCERGFENLFMLSGGLKVLAQKFPEGLITGSLPASCQQALPPGSARKRSSPKVPPLPAENKWRFTPEDLKKIEYYLEEDQGPADNPTLLPAFLLPPGRLSQANASGRDAKVPGTRSGQNLPAGGPASHQNPRSLGSGHLQGKPWK; encoded by the exons taTCTGACCAGAAGGATACCACAAAACCCAAGGTATCAGCATGTCAAGTCAAGACTAGACACTG ATTATAGATACAAAAAAGATGAGCTTTTCAAGAGACTAAAAGTAACAACTTTTGCCCAGCTG GTCATCCAGGTTGCGTCCCTATCTGATCAAACACTGGAAGTGACAGCTGAGGAGATTCAAAGGCTAGAAG acAATGATTCTGCAACTTCAGAGCCTGATGCTGAAATCACTGCCAAGACCAACGGGAATGGGAGCCCTGGGGAGCAGTCGCCAAGCCCCGTGCAGTTCATAAACAGTGAGGGAGCCGGGGACTTTAGCCGCTCAACTCTTCAGAG CGTCATCAGTGGTGTTGGGGAACTGGATCTAGACAAAGGGCTTGTGAAGAAAACAGAGCCCAATACCAAAGACAAACCTTATCCCGACTGCCCTTTCCTGCTGCTAGATGTACGAGATAGAGACTCTTACCAGCAGTGCCACATTGTTGGAG CTTACAGTTACCCAATTGCAACTCTGTCTAGAACAATGAACCCTTACTCAAATGATATTCTTGAGTAT AAAAATGCCCACGGCAAGATCATCATCCTGTATGACGACGACGAGAGGCTGGCCAGCCAGGCGGCCACCACCATGTGCGAGCGGGGATTTGAGAACCTCTTCATGCTTTCTGGAG GTCTAAAAGTCTTAGCTCAGAAATTCCCAGAAGGACTGATTACAGGTTCCCTGCCAGCATCTTGCCAGCAGGCCCTTCCTCCTGGTTCTGCCCGAAAACGATCCAGTCCCAAAGTGCCGCCCCTACCAGCTGAAAATAAATGGAGATTTACCCCGGAAGACCTAAAGAAGATAGAATATTACCTGGAAGAGGACCAGGGTCCTGCAGACAATCCTA CTCTGCTCCCTGCTTTCTTGCTTCCTCCAGGCCGGCTGAGCCAAGCTAACGCTTCTGGAAGAGATGCCAAGGTTCCAGGCACCCGCAGCGGTCAGAACCTGCCTGCCGGGGGCCCTGCCAGCCACCAGAATCCCCGCTCACTGGGCAGTGGCCACCTGCAAGGCAAACCCTGGAAGTAA
- the CEP41 gene encoding centrosomal protein of 41 kDa isoform X1, with the protein MSVRRHIGNPEYLTRRIPQNPRYQHVKSRLDTGNSMTKYIEKLEEIKKNYRYKKDELFKRLKVTTFAQLVIQVASLSDQTLEVTAEEIQRLEDNDSATSEPDAEITAKTNGNGSPGEQSPSPVQFINSEGAGDFSRSTLQSVISGVGELDLDKGLVKKTEPNTKDKPYPDCPFLLLDVRDRDSYQQCHIVGAYSYPIATLSRTMNPYSNDILEYKNAHGKIIILYDDDERLASQAATTMCERGFENLFMLSGGLKVLAQKFPEGLITGSLPASCQQALPPGSARKRSSPKVPPLPAENKWRFTPEDLKKIEYYLEEDQGPADNPTLLPAFLLPPGRLSQANASGRDAKVPGTRSGQNLPAGGPASHQNPRSLGSGHLQGKPWK; encoded by the exons taTCTGACCAGAAGGATACCACAAAACCCAAGGTATCAGCATGTCAAGTCAAGACTAGACACTG GTAACAGTATGACTAAATACATTGAGAAGCTAGAAGAGATCAAAAAAA ATTATAGATACAAAAAAGATGAGCTTTTCAAGAGACTAAAAGTAACAACTTTTGCCCAGCTG GTCATCCAGGTTGCGTCCCTATCTGATCAAACACTGGAAGTGACAGCTGAGGAGATTCAAAGGCTAGAAG acAATGATTCTGCAACTTCAGAGCCTGATGCTGAAATCACTGCCAAGACCAACGGGAATGGGAGCCCTGGGGAGCAGTCGCCAAGCCCCGTGCAGTTCATAAACAGTGAGGGAGCCGGGGACTTTAGCCGCTCAACTCTTCAGAG CGTCATCAGTGGTGTTGGGGAACTGGATCTAGACAAAGGGCTTGTGAAGAAAACAGAGCCCAATACCAAAGACAAACCTTATCCCGACTGCCCTTTCCTGCTGCTAGATGTACGAGATAGAGACTCTTACCAGCAGTGCCACATTGTTGGAG CTTACAGTTACCCAATTGCAACTCTGTCTAGAACAATGAACCCTTACTCAAATGATATTCTTGAGTAT AAAAATGCCCACGGCAAGATCATCATCCTGTATGACGACGACGAGAGGCTGGCCAGCCAGGCGGCCACCACCATGTGCGAGCGGGGATTTGAGAACCTCTTCATGCTTTCTGGAG GTCTAAAAGTCTTAGCTCAGAAATTCCCAGAAGGACTGATTACAGGTTCCCTGCCAGCATCTTGCCAGCAGGCCCTTCCTCCTGGTTCTGCCCGAAAACGATCCAGTCCCAAAGTGCCGCCCCTACCAGCTGAAAATAAATGGAGATTTACCCCGGAAGACCTAAAGAAGATAGAATATTACCTGGAAGAGGACCAGGGTCCTGCAGACAATCCTA CTCTGCTCCCTGCTTTCTTGCTTCCTCCAGGCCGGCTGAGCCAAGCTAACGCTTCTGGAAGAGATGCCAAGGTTCCAGGCACCCGCAGCGGTCAGAACCTGCCTGCCGGGGGCCCTGCCAGCCACCAGAATCCCCGCTCACTGGGCAGTGGCCACCTGCAAGGCAAACCCTGGAAGTAA
- the CEP41 gene encoding centrosomal protein of 41 kDa isoform X2 — protein MSVRRHIGNPEYLTRRIPQNPRYQHVKSRLDTGNSMTKYIEKLEEIKKNYRYKKDELFKRLKVTTFAQLVIQVASLSDQTLEVTAEEIQRLEDNDSATSEPDAEITAKTNGNGSPGEQSPSPVQFINSEGAGDFSRSTLQSVISGVGELDLDKGLVKKTEPNTKDKPYPDCPFLLLDVRDRDSYQQCHIVGAYSYPIATLSRTMNPYSNDILEYKNAHGKIIILYDDDERLASQAATTMCERGFENLFMLSGGLKVLAQKFPEGLITGSLPASCQQALPPGSARKRSSPKVPPLPAENKWRFTPEDLKKIEYYLEEDQGPADNPSRLSQANASGRDAKVPGTRSGQNLPAGGPASHQNPRSLGSGHLQGKPWK, from the exons taTCTGACCAGAAGGATACCACAAAACCCAAGGTATCAGCATGTCAAGTCAAGACTAGACACTG GTAACAGTATGACTAAATACATTGAGAAGCTAGAAGAGATCAAAAAAA ATTATAGATACAAAAAAGATGAGCTTTTCAAGAGACTAAAAGTAACAACTTTTGCCCAGCTG GTCATCCAGGTTGCGTCCCTATCTGATCAAACACTGGAAGTGACAGCTGAGGAGATTCAAAGGCTAGAAG acAATGATTCTGCAACTTCAGAGCCTGATGCTGAAATCACTGCCAAGACCAACGGGAATGGGAGCCCTGGGGAGCAGTCGCCAAGCCCCGTGCAGTTCATAAACAGTGAGGGAGCCGGGGACTTTAGCCGCTCAACTCTTCAGAG CGTCATCAGTGGTGTTGGGGAACTGGATCTAGACAAAGGGCTTGTGAAGAAAACAGAGCCCAATACCAAAGACAAACCTTATCCCGACTGCCCTTTCCTGCTGCTAGATGTACGAGATAGAGACTCTTACCAGCAGTGCCACATTGTTGGAG CTTACAGTTACCCAATTGCAACTCTGTCTAGAACAATGAACCCTTACTCAAATGATATTCTTGAGTAT AAAAATGCCCACGGCAAGATCATCATCCTGTATGACGACGACGAGAGGCTGGCCAGCCAGGCGGCCACCACCATGTGCGAGCGGGGATTTGAGAACCTCTTCATGCTTTCTGGAG GTCTAAAAGTCTTAGCTCAGAAATTCCCAGAAGGACTGATTACAGGTTCCCTGCCAGCATCTTGCCAGCAGGCCCTTCCTCCTGGTTCTGCCCGAAAACGATCCAGTCCCAAAGTGCCGCCCCTACCAGCTGAAAATAAATGGAGATTTACCCCGGAAGACCTAAAGAAGATAGAATATTACCTGGAAGAGGACCAGGGTCCTGCAGACAATCCTA GCCGGCTGAGCCAAGCTAACGCTTCTGGAAGAGATGCCAAGGTTCCAGGCACCCGCAGCGGTCAGAACCTGCCTGCCGGGGGCCCTGCCAGCCACCAGAATCCCCGCTCACTGGGCAGTGGCCACCTGCAAGGCAAACCCTGGAAGTAA
- the CEP41 gene encoding centrosomal protein of 41 kDa isoform X4, protein MTKYIEKLEEIKKNYRYKKDELFKRLKVTTFAQLVIQVASLSDQTLEVTAEEIQRLEDNDSATSEPDAEITAKTNGNGSPGEQSPSPVQFINSEGAGDFSRSTLQSVISGVGELDLDKGLVKKTEPNTKDKPYPDCPFLLLDVRDRDSYQQCHIVGAYSYPIATLSRTMNPYSNDILEYKNAHGKIIILYDDDERLASQAATTMCERGFENLFMLSGGLKVLAQKFPEGLITGSLPASCQQALPPGSARKRSSPKVPPLPAENKWRFTPEDLKKIEYYLEEDQGPADNPTLLPAFLLPPGRLSQANASGRDAKVPGTRSGQNLPAGGPASHQNPRSLGSGHLQGKPWK, encoded by the exons ATGACTAAATACATTGAGAAGCTAGAAGAGATCAAAAAAA ATTATAGATACAAAAAAGATGAGCTTTTCAAGAGACTAAAAGTAACAACTTTTGCCCAGCTG GTCATCCAGGTTGCGTCCCTATCTGATCAAACACTGGAAGTGACAGCTGAGGAGATTCAAAGGCTAGAAG acAATGATTCTGCAACTTCAGAGCCTGATGCTGAAATCACTGCCAAGACCAACGGGAATGGGAGCCCTGGGGAGCAGTCGCCAAGCCCCGTGCAGTTCATAAACAGTGAGGGAGCCGGGGACTTTAGCCGCTCAACTCTTCAGAG CGTCATCAGTGGTGTTGGGGAACTGGATCTAGACAAAGGGCTTGTGAAGAAAACAGAGCCCAATACCAAAGACAAACCTTATCCCGACTGCCCTTTCCTGCTGCTAGATGTACGAGATAGAGACTCTTACCAGCAGTGCCACATTGTTGGAG CTTACAGTTACCCAATTGCAACTCTGTCTAGAACAATGAACCCTTACTCAAATGATATTCTTGAGTAT AAAAATGCCCACGGCAAGATCATCATCCTGTATGACGACGACGAGAGGCTGGCCAGCCAGGCGGCCACCACCATGTGCGAGCGGGGATTTGAGAACCTCTTCATGCTTTCTGGAG GTCTAAAAGTCTTAGCTCAGAAATTCCCAGAAGGACTGATTACAGGTTCCCTGCCAGCATCTTGCCAGCAGGCCCTTCCTCCTGGTTCTGCCCGAAAACGATCCAGTCCCAAAGTGCCGCCCCTACCAGCTGAAAATAAATGGAGATTTACCCCGGAAGACCTAAAGAAGATAGAATATTACCTGGAAGAGGACCAGGGTCCTGCAGACAATCCTA CTCTGCTCCCTGCTTTCTTGCTTCCTCCAGGCCGGCTGAGCCAAGCTAACGCTTCTGGAAGAGATGCCAAGGTTCCAGGCACCCGCAGCGGTCAGAACCTGCCTGCCGGGGGCCCTGCCAGCCACCAGAATCCCCGCTCACTGGGCAGTGGCCACCTGCAAGGCAAACCCTGGAAGTAA